A window of Micromonospora eburnea genomic DNA:
TGCCCCTCGCGCAACGTCAGCTGCTCGGACTCGCCGGTCCAGTTCTCGCCCAGCTGCGGCGGGCCCAACGAGGCGACCACCTTGCCGTTGCTGCCGATCAGCTGGGCCCCGTCAGCCGCGACCACGCCGGTGGCCGAGGCCACCCCGGGCACCGCGCGGACCTTGTCCACCGTCGCCGCCGGGAGCGGGGTCGCCGTCTGCTCGCCCTCCATCTCCGACACGGCGATCTTGGGCTTGGCCGCGACGTTGACGTCCACCCCCTGGTACGCGTCGGCGAAGATCGCGTCGAAGGTGCGGCCGAGGGTGTCGGTCAGCACGAACGCGCCGGAGACGAACATGACGCCCAGCACGACCGCCAGACCCGACAGCACGAGGCGTACCTTTCGGGCCAGCAGGCTCTTCAGGGTTGCCCGGAACATCAGTTCGCCACCTCGGCCGAGGTGTCCAGCTTCTTCATGGTGTCCAGCACCGTGTCGGCGGTCGGCTCGATCAGTTCGGAGACGATCTGCCCGTCGGCGAGGAAGACCACCCGATCGGCGTACGCGGCGGCGGTCGGGTCGTGGGTCACCATCACGATGGTCTGGCCGTGCTCGCGGACCGAGTTACGCAGGAAGCTGAGCACCTCCGCGCCGGAGCGGGAGTCCAGGTTGCCCGTCGGCTCGTCCGCGAAGATCACGTCGGGACGGGCGACCAGGGCGCGGGCGCAGGCCACCCGCTGCTGCTGACCGCCGGAGAGCTGCGCCGGCCGGTGCCCCAGCCGCTCCCGCAGACCCACCGTGTTGATCACCGTGTCGTACCAGGCCGGGTCCGGTTTGCGGCCGGCGATCGACATCGGCAGCAGGATGTTCTCCTGGGCGGTGAGCGTGGGCAGCAGGTTGAACTGCTGGAAGATGAAGCCCACCTTGTCCCGGCGCAGCTTCGTCAGCCCGGCGTCGCCGAGCCCGGTCACCGTGGTGTCGCCGATCGTGACGGTGCCCCGGGTCACCGTGTCCAGGCCGGCCAGGCAGTGCATCAGCGTCGACTTGCCCGAGCCGGACGGGCCCATGATCGCGGTGAACCGGCCCCGTTCGAACTCGGCGGTCACCCCCCGCAGCGCGGTGACCTGAGCCTCACCGCTGCCGTACACCTTCCACACGTCGTTCGCCCGGGCCGCGGCCTGCGCCTGCTGGCCTATCGTCGCGGTCACGTCATCTACCTCTTCCGTCTGCCTGCTGATCCACACCGCCCCCGCTGGCCGGTGCGGCAGTTCCCATCCTCGGCGCCGTCGAACGGGGATCCGTCCGACCCCGGGCGGAGCCACCGCCGGAAATCACGGTGAGGGTCGACCCCGAGACCGACTCAGGGTCCCCCCTGACCCCCGTCGCACGGCGTCGCCGACGCTAGGACGTCACGTTGCGTCAGAGTCAACCCTGCCGCAGCACCGATGGTCACGGTAGGTGACCGTCGCCACCCCCGTACGCCGCTCAAGCTCCCGGGCGCACCAACCCAGTCTCGTACGCCAGCACGACCGCCTGCACCCGGTCACGCAGCCCCAGCTTGGTCAGCACGTGCCCGACGTGTGTCTTGATGGTGGTCTCGCTGACCGACAGCGCCCGCGCGATCTCGGCGTTGGACAGCCCGCGCGCCACCTGCACCAGCACCTCCCGCTCCCGCTCGGTCAGCGCGTTCAGCGCCTTCGGCGGGGCCGCCGCGGGATCGGGCAGCACGTCGGCGAAGCGGTCCAGCAGCCGGCGCAGGATCCGCGGCGCCACCACCGCCTCCCCGGCGGCCACCGTACGGATCGCGGTAACCAGGTCCTCCGCCGGCACGTCCTTGGCCAGGAAGCCGCTCGCCCCCGCCCGCAGCGCGCCCACCACGTACTCGTCCAGGTCGAAGGTGGTGAGGATGAGCACCCGCACCGGCAGCCGGGCGTCCACGATCGCCCGGGTCGCCGCCACCCCGTCCATCCGCGGCATCCGGATGTCCATCAGCACCACGTCCGGCAGCAGCCGCCGGGACAGCTCCACCGCCTCCAGGCCGTCCCCTGCCTCGGCGACGATGTCCAGGTCGTCCTCGGTGCCGAGCACCATCCGGAAGCCGGTACGCAGCAGCGGCTGGTCGTCGGCGAGCAGGATCCGCACCGGTCGTGGTCGCGTCGTGCTGTCGGTCATCCGTCTTCCCCCGTCGTGCTGGCCGGGCCGGGAACGGTCACGCCGCGACCGCCCCGGCGGACTCGAGCGGAATCCGCGCGTACACCCGGAAGCCGCCGCCGGCCCGCGGACCGGTCCGCAGGATCCCACCGTAGAGGGCGACCCGTTCCCGCATGCCGACCAGGCCGTGCCCGATCCGGTCGGGCAGCGGCGCCGGGCCGCGACCGGTATCGGTCACCTCCACGGCCAGGAATTCGTCGGTGACGGTGAGCCGCACCAGCGCCGTGGCCGCCCCGGCGTGCTTGAGGGCGTTCGTCAGCGCCTCCTGCACGATCCGGTAGACGGTGAGCGCCACGCCCTCCTCCAGCGGCCCCAACCCGCCGTCGACCCGCAGCGTCACCGGCAGCCCCGCCTCCCGGACCTGCTCGACCAGGGCCTCGATGCCCGTCACCCCCGGCTGCGGGGCCAGCTCGGCGACCGGCTCCGTTTCCGTGCGCAGCACGTCCAGCAGCCGGCGCAGCTCGCGCAGGGTGGCCCGGCCGGTCTCCTCGACCGTGGCCATCGCCGCGTCGGCGGCGTCCGGGTCACGGCGCAGCACGCGGCGGGCCCCGGTGGCCAACACTCCCATCACGCTGACCTGGTGGGCGACCACGTCGTGCAGTTCCCGGGCGATCCGGCGCCGCTCGTCGGCGACGGCCTGCTCGGCCAGGGACCGCTGCGTCGCCTCGGCGACCCGGGCCCGCTCGCGCAGCATCCGGGTGGACTGCCGGCGGGCGTGCACCGCACGGCCGACCGCGTACGCCACCGACCCGGTGAGCAGGTTGTTGAGCACCGTGTACGCCGGATTCGTGTCGAACACGTTCTCCGGCGGCGTGAACAGGTTGGCCAGCGCCACCGGCACCCAGAGCAGTACCGCGGCGAGCGCGGCCGGTCGTACGCGTCGGTGCGCCGCCATCGTGTAGGTCAGCACGATGAAGGTCAGGCCCTGGGTGGGCGGCGCGTGTCGCAGCAACACCGGCACCGCCAGGGTGGCCACCGCCAGGCCGACCGCCGGCCACGGCGCAACGCGGCGCAGCGCCACCGGGACCGCCCCGAGCGCGCTCCAGCCCAGCGTCACCCACAGTTGCGTGGGCCGTAGGTCGGGCGGCGCCAGCAGCAGAAACAGTGCGGACACCAGCAGCACGGCGACCGCCACGCAGGTGTCGGCGGCCAGCGGTCGACCGCGTATCCACGCCCGCGCCCGGTTGGTCATGCCCTGACGCTAGCCGCCAGCCGGCTCGGCTCCTCGTCGCCGAAGCCGAACCCGGTCTCCTCCCCGCGGATGAGGGTCACTCGTCCGCGCCCGGGGCGGCCGGCCGGGACCGGGCGTCGGTCAGCGGATCACCGGCACCGGCCGCCGGGAACGGCGGCGGGGTGCCGCCGAAACTCGGGCAGAGCGCCTGATGGGCGCACCAGTCGCAGAGCCGGCTCGGCCGGGGACGGAAGTCCTGCCGCTCGGTGGCCTGCTCGATGGCCTGCCAGAGCGCCACCACCGTGCGCTCGAAGCGCATCAGCTCCTCCGCGTCGGGGGTGTAGTCGCACACCTCGGCGTCTCTGAGGTAGAGCAGCCGGAGCACCCGTGGCACCACGCCGCGGGTGCGCCACAGCACCAGCGCGTAGAACTTCAGCTGGAACAGCGCCCGGGCCTCGAACGCCTCGCGCGGCGCGCCGCCGGTCTTGTAGTCGACCACCCGCAGCGCGCCGTCCGGGGCCACGTCGAGCCGGTCCAGGTAGCCTCGGATCAGCAGCTCCTCGTCGACCACCGCCGAGATCAACGCCTCCCGCTCGGCCGGCTCCAGCCGGCGCGGGTCCTCCACCGCGAAGTAGCCCTCCAGCAGCGCGGCGGCCGAGCGGAGGAACTCGGCCGGCCCGCTGACGTCGCCCTCGGCGAAGAGCGTCCCCAGCTCCGGCTGCTCGGTGACCAGCCGATCCCACTGCGGGGCGACCAGGTCGCCGGCGGACCGCGGGGTGCGCGCCGCCGCCGGCAGGTCGAACAGCCGCTCCAGCACCGCGTGCACCAGCGTGCCCCGGGCCTGCTCCATCGTGGGGCGCTCGGGCAACCGGTCGATGCTGCGGAACCGGTAGAGCAGCGGGCAGGTCTTGAAGTCCGCCGCCCGCGACGGCGACAGCGACGCCCGCACCGTGGGCGGTGCCGCCGTGGGGAGGTCCTGCCCGTCGATCACCGGTTCCGCCGTCATGTCCGGAAGGTTAGGGCACCGGTGTGACAGGGCCACCGCCGCCGCACCGGGACATGATCCGCGCCGCGTAGCATCGACCCGGTGGAGCAGAGGCCCCGACCACCGCACCGGCCCGGACTGACCGTCGGCCGGGTGTGTGGGGTGCCGCTGCGCGTCGACGCCTCGATGCTGCTGCTCGCGCTGGTCGTCACCATCCTGTACGCCGCCCTCGCCCGTCGGCAGCTCGACCTCGGCCCGCTCGGCGGCTACCTGGTCGGCCTCGGCTTCGTGGTCTCCCTGCTCGGCTCGGTGCTGCTGCACGAGCTGGGCCACGCCCTGACCGCCCGCCGCTACGGCATCGGTGTGCGCGGCATCACCCTGGAACTGCTCGGCGGCTACACCGAGATGGACCGGGACGCTCCCAGCCCCCGCGTCGACCTGCTCGTCTCCCTCGCCGGGCCGGCCGTGTCCGCGCTGCTCGGCGGCGCCGCCGTCGCCGCCACCGTGGCCCTGCCGGACGGCACCCTCGCCCACCAGTTCGCCTTCCAGCTCGCGGTGAGCAACGTCGTGGTCGCCGTCTTCAACAGCCTGCCCGGGCTGCCGCTCGACGGCGGCCGGGCGCTGCGCGCCGCCGTCTGGGCGCTCACCCGGGACCGGCACCGCGGCACCGAGGTGGCCGGCTGGGTGGGCCGGGTGGTGGCCGTCGGCACCCTGGCCCCGGTCGTCCTGCTCACTCTGCGCCGGGCGGTCGACCCGGTGCTCCTGCCGCTGGTGCTGCTGGTCGCGGTCACCCTCTGGCGGGGCGCCGGCCAGTCCATCCGGATGGCCCGGATCAACCGCCGCCTGCCCCTGGTCGACCTGGCCCGGCTCGCCCGCCCGGTGTTCCCCGTACCCACCGGCACCCCGCTCGCGGAGGCGCAGCGCCGCCGCGCCGAGGCCGCCACCCCCGCCGCCGCGCTCGCCGTCGTCGACGCCGTCGGCCGGCCGGTCGCCCTGGTCGACCCGGCCCGGGCCGACGCCGTACCCCCGCAGCGGCGGCCGTGGCTCGCGGTGGACGCGGTCGCCCACGACCTGGACACCCTGCCCGCCCTACCCGTCGGCGCCGACGGCGAACGGGTGCTGGAGGCCCTACGCACCCACCCGGCCGCACAGTACGTCGTGACCGCAGGCGAAGATGTCGTCGGCGTTCTGCACATCGCGGATCTGGCTCAGCTTTTGGAACCCAAACGGAAGACGAACACGTGACCGCACATTCCTCCGCCGTCCCGGCCGACCCCGCCGCCGCGGCGCTGCCCCCAGTTCACCGTGGGCCGTTCCGCCCCGGCGACCGGGTGCAGCTGACCGACCCGAAGGGCCGGATGCACACCGTGACGCTGGAGCCCGGCAAGGAGTTCCACACCCACCGGGGGATCCTCAAGCACGACACCCTGATCGGCCTGCCCGACGGCAGTGTGGTCACCACCGCCGGCGGCGGCACCGCGTTCCTGGCCCTGCGGCCGCTGCTGTCGGACTACGTGCTCTCCATGCCGCGCGGCGCCCAGGTGATCTACCCGAAGGACTCGGCGCAGATCGTCGCCATGGGCGACATCTTCCCCGGTGCGAAGGTCCTGGAGGCCGGCGCCGGCTCCGGCGCGCTCTCCTGCTCGCTGCTGCGCGCCGTCGGCGTCGAGGGCGAGCTGCACTCGTACGAGCTGCGCGAGGACTTCGCCGCGATCGCCAAGCGCAACGTCGAGGCGTTCTTCAACGCGCCGCACCCCGCCTGGCGGCTGCACGTCGGCGATGTCGCCGACTGCCAGGAGACCGGATTCGACCGGATCATCCTGGACATGCTCACCCCCTGGGAGATGCTCGACATGGTCGAGCGGGCGCTCGTCCCCGGCGGCGTCCTGATCGGGTACGTGGCCACCACCCCGCAGCTGTCCGAGCTGGTGGAGGCACTGCGCGAGCGCGGCGGCTGGACCGAGCCGCGGGCCTGGGAGTCGCTGGTCCGGGACTGGCACGCCGAGGGGCTGGCGGTGCGGCCCGACCACCGCATGATCGCGCACACCGCGTTCCTGGTCTCCGCGCGCAAGCTCGCCCCGGGGGTCACCGCGCCGCCGCGCCGCCGCAAGCCCAGCAAGGGCACCGAGGCGTACGTCCAGCGCCGGCAGGCGCTGCGCGAGGCGGAGGCGGCCCGGCAGGCGGCGGTCGAAGCCGACCCGAGCGGGCCGGCGCCGGACTGACCCGGCGGCACGGACGGGGATGAACGGGCGGATCAGGCGTCCCGGCGCGGACGACACCGGAACGGGTGGAGACGGTGGCATGAGCGAACGGATCATCAGGCTCAGTGCGGTCGCCGACCGGAGGGAGGCGGCGGCATGAGTAACCCCGGATACGGCAACGGCGACCTGCCCGCCGTCTTTCCGGACTGGTCGCCCTACGCCGACCTGGAGTCGGCCGCCCGGGCGTACCTGCGCGACCCGGACATCGCCCTGGACGCCCTGGGCGGGGTGCTGCGCGGCGCCTCGGTGCTCGGCTTCACGCTGGAGCGCTTCGTCAACGAGGTCAACGGGGTGTGGCAGGAGGTCGTCGTCTGCGACGGCAGCCGGCTGGTCCTCTGGCACGGCGAGGACGTCCCGCCGGGGGAGGGGCCGCCCGGCTCGATGACCTCGTCGCTGCGGGTGGTGCCGGTCTCCACGGTCACCGAGGTCGGCTGCCGGCGGCGGCTCACCCGCTCGGAGACCGGCGAGATCCGGGTCGACAGCATCGACGTGTACCTGCTGCTGTCGTCGCTGGACGAGGCGCCGCCCAGCGACGAGGTGGTCGGCGCGCCCCGGCACGACGCGCTGCGCTTCGGCAAGACCCTCGACGACGGCGGCGCCGGACAGATCGCCCGGCTGGAGGAGTTCGCCCGGCTGGTCGCCTCGGTCGTCGGCCGTCCACTGCTCTGAGACGCCGCGCGGGCCGGGGACGTCCGTCCCCGGCCCGCGCCGTCCGTTCGTCGGGGGTCAGTCCTCGGCGTCGGGCCCGGCGACCTCGACGCCGTCGCTGCCGCGAACCACGTGGATGCACTCGCCCGGGCACTCCTTCGCCGAGTCGATCACCTCGAGCCGTAGGTGCTCCGGCACGTCGACCCGGGCGCCCGGGTCGAGCCGCAGCTCGCCGTCCGGGCCCTTGACGTACGCCAGGCCGTCGACGTCGAACTCGAAGACCTCGGGCGCGTACTGCACACACAGCCCGTCGCCCGTGCAGAGATCCTGATCCACCCAGACCTGAAGCTGGTCTGTCGCGACCTCCGTCATCGGTGCACCCCCCATGTTCTCCCGTCCCACCCCGCGACGGTACCCGAACGCCCGTACCCGCCCGACGACCAGCCCGCGGCGATCAAGCTTCGGTGACGAGCGCGTTGCGTAGGACCGAATCGAGCTCACAGCGGCTAGTGTTAGCTCAGAACGTTCAAGCCCCCCGGGGAGGTGGGACGTGGCACGCAGCGACGACGCGGACTCGCGCGCCGCACGGTGGGAGAAGGAGGCCCACGATCTCTCCACGCAGGTCGCGTTCCTGCAAGAGGAACTCGCCCTGGTGCGGCGCAAGTTGACCGAAAGCCCCCGACACGTCCGGCAGCTCGAAGAGCGGCTGGCGGCCACCCAGGCCCAGTTGGCGCGGCTGACCGAGAACAACGAACGGCTCGTGAGCACCCTCAAGGAGGCTCGCGCGCAGATCGTGACGCTCAAGGAGGAGATCGACCGCCTCGCCCAGCCACCGAGTGGCTACGGCGTCTTCCTGGCCAAGCACGACGACGGCACGGTGGACGTGTTCACCGGCGGGCGCAAGCTCCGGGTGGCCGTCTCGCCCTCGCTGGAGGTCGACGAGTTGCGGCGCGGCCAGGAGGTCCTGCTCAACGACGCGCTCAACATCGTCGACGCGTTCGGCTACGAGCGGGTCGGTGAGGTCGTGATGCTCAAGGAGGTGCTCGCCGGGACCGGCGGCGCACCGGGCGACCGGGCGCTGGTGGTCTCGCACTCCGACGAGGAACGGATCGTGCACCTCGCCGAGACCCTGATCGGCGCCCCGATAAGGGCCGGCGACTCGCTCATGATCGAGCCCCGTTCGGCGTACGCGTACGAGCGGATCCCGAAGAGCGAGGTCGAGGAACTCGTGCTGGAGGAGGTGCCGGATGTCGACTACGAGGACATCGGCGGCCTCCAGGCGCAGATCGAGCAGATCCGCGACGCGGTGGAGCTGCCGTTCCTGCACGCCGACCTGTTCCGTGAGCACCACCTCCGGCCGCCGAAGGGCATCCTGCTCTACGGCCCGCCCGGCTGCGGCAAGACGCTGATCGCCAAGGCGGTGGCCAACTCGCTGGCCAAGAAGATCGCCGAGCGGCGCGGCGAGGAGAAGCACACCAGCTTCTTCCTCAACATCAAGGGTCCCGAGCTGCTCAACAAGTACGTCGGCGAGACCGAGCGGCACATCCG
This region includes:
- a CDS encoding ferredoxin, which encodes MTEVATDQLQVWVDQDLCTGDGLCVQYAPEVFEFDVDGLAYVKGPDGELRLDPGARVDVPEHLRLEVIDSAKECPGECIHVVRGSDGVEVAGPDAED
- a CDS encoding tRNA (adenine-N1)-methyltransferase, with product MTAHSSAVPADPAAAALPPVHRGPFRPGDRVQLTDPKGRMHTVTLEPGKEFHTHRGILKHDTLIGLPDGSVVTTAGGGTAFLALRPLLSDYVLSMPRGAQVIYPKDSAQIVAMGDIFPGAKVLEAGAGSGALSCSLLRAVGVEGELHSYELREDFAAIAKRNVEAFFNAPHPAWRLHVGDVADCQETGFDRIILDMLTPWEMLDMVERALVPGGVLIGYVATTPQLSELVEALRERGGWTEPRAWESLVRDWHAEGLAVRPDHRMIAHTAFLVSARKLAPGVTAPPRRRKPSKGTEAYVQRRQALREAEAARQAAVEADPSGPAPD
- the arc gene encoding proteasome ATPase translates to MARSDDADSRAARWEKEAHDLSTQVAFLQEELALVRRKLTESPRHVRQLEERLAATQAQLARLTENNERLVSTLKEARAQIVTLKEEIDRLAQPPSGYGVFLAKHDDGTVDVFTGGRKLRVAVSPSLEVDELRRGQEVLLNDALNIVDAFGYERVGEVVMLKEVLAGTGGAPGDRALVVSHSDEERIVHLAETLIGAPIRAGDSLMIEPRSAYAYERIPKSEVEELVLEEVPDVDYEDIGGLQAQIEQIRDAVELPFLHADLFREHHLRPPKGILLYGPPGCGKTLIAKAVANSLAKKIAERRGEEKHTSFFLNIKGPELLNKYVGETERHIRLIFQRAREKAGEGTPVIVFFDEMDSVFRTRGSGVSSDVENTIVPQLLSEIDGVEGLENVIVIGASNREDMIDPAILRPGRLDVKIKIERPDAEAAKDIFSKYILSGLPLHADDLAEHGGDPQATVAAMIDAVVLRMYSETEENRFLEVTYANGDKEVLYFKDFNSGAMIQNIVDRGKKMAIKEFLTSGHKGLRLQHLLDACVDEFRENEDLPNTTNPDDWARISGKKGERIVYIRTLVSGGKGAEAGRSIETASNTGQYL
- a CDS encoding site-2 protease family protein; this translates as MDPVEQRPRPPHRPGLTVGRVCGVPLRVDASMLLLALVVTILYAALARRQLDLGPLGGYLVGLGFVVSLLGSVLLHELGHALTARRYGIGVRGITLELLGGYTEMDRDAPSPRVDLLVSLAGPAVSALLGGAAVAATVALPDGTLAHQFAFQLAVSNVVVAVFNSLPGLPLDGGRALRAAVWALTRDRHRGTEVAGWVGRVVAVGTLAPVVLLTLRRAVDPVLLPLVLLVAVTLWRGAGQSIRMARINRRLPLVDLARLARPVFPVPTGTPLAEAQRRRAEAATPAAALAVVDAVGRPVALVDPARADAVPPQRRPWLAVDAVAHDLDTLPALPVGADGERVLEALRTHPAAQYVVTAGEDVVGVLHIADLAQLLEPKRKTNT
- a CDS encoding sensor histidine kinase, which produces MTNRARAWIRGRPLAADTCVAVAVLLVSALFLLLAPPDLRPTQLWVTLGWSALGAVPVALRRVAPWPAVGLAVATLAVPVLLRHAPPTQGLTFIVLTYTMAAHRRVRPAALAAVLLWVPVALANLFTPPENVFDTNPAYTVLNNLLTGSVAYAVGRAVHARRQSTRMLRERARVAEATQRSLAEQAVADERRRIARELHDVVAHQVSVMGVLATGARRVLRRDPDAADAAMATVEETGRATLRELRRLLDVLRTETEPVAELAPQPGVTGIEALVEQVREAGLPVTLRVDGGLGPLEEGVALTVYRIVQEALTNALKHAGAATALVRLTVTDEFLAVEVTDTGRGPAPLPDRIGHGLVGMRERVALYGGILRTGPRAGGGFRVYARIPLESAGAVAA
- a CDS encoding response regulator, whose protein sequence is MTDSTTRPRPVRILLADDQPLLRTGFRMVLGTEDDLDIVAEAGDGLEAVELSRRLLPDVVLMDIRMPRMDGVAATRAIVDARLPVRVLILTTFDLDEYVVGALRAGASGFLAKDVPAEDLVTAIRTVAAGEAVVAPRILRRLLDRFADVLPDPAAAPPKALNALTEREREVLVQVARGLSNAEIARALSVSETTIKTHVGHVLTKLGLRDRVQAVVLAYETGLVRPGA
- a CDS encoding ABC transporter ATP-binding protein, with the protein product MTATIGQQAQAAARANDVWKVYGSGEAQVTALRGVTAEFERGRFTAIMGPSGSGKSTLMHCLAGLDTVTRGTVTIGDTTVTGLGDAGLTKLRRDKVGFIFQQFNLLPTLTAQENILLPMSIAGRKPDPAWYDTVINTVGLRERLGHRPAQLSGGQQQRVACARALVARPDVIFADEPTGNLDSRSGAEVLSFLRNSVREHGQTIVMVTHDPTAAAYADRVVFLADGQIVSELIEPTADTVLDTMKKLDTSAEVAN
- a CDS encoding RecB family exonuclease, whose amino-acid sequence is MTAEPVIDGQDLPTAAPPTVRASLSPSRAADFKTCPLLYRFRSIDRLPERPTMEQARGTLVHAVLERLFDLPAAARTPRSAGDLVAPQWDRLVTEQPELGTLFAEGDVSGPAEFLRSAAALLEGYFAVEDPRRLEPAEREALISAVVDEELLIRGYLDRLDVAPDGALRVVDYKTGGAPREAFEARALFQLKFYALVLWRTRGVVPRVLRLLYLRDAEVCDYTPDAEELMRFERTVVALWQAIEQATERQDFRPRPSRLCDWCAHQALCPSFGGTPPPFPAAGAGDPLTDARSRPAAPGADE